From the genome of Anopheles moucheti chromosome 3, idAnoMoucSN_F20_07, whole genome shotgun sequence, one region includes:
- the LOC128303694 gene encoding zinc finger CCHC domain-containing protein 8 homolog gives MNENSNSLHSSSKGRGIENDSDIEFVETNVSVVCIDDDNVDLTNSETSGNAPLVKIHFKTHEVYQKLQKAISTALQAVFQEHLPNQPVTIKPGKDGCSMEINETIAPADTDAVDSLFVIDSTPMKNKKNDGPIPSYKKSLNKVYDGQTPPTASSSLSKRPKAKQTCWNCEGEHALKDCKEPRNYTRIRQKKEEFQKKTDRYHVDQEQRYGHFVPGTLSLELRNALGLGPRDLPLHVYKMRVYGYPPGWHEDAKITHSGLQLFGSNGDAVQDSDDSDGEVDNARMKYDVRKIIAYPGFNEPPPTEMFDDSKFFNMPPYTEELGRDNMIRRLEGTLVGGYRRKKMKLSVEPGAESVNDCTANTEIIDMDAMEGSPEIPPEVPKQEELEDGELSSDNESNQRTAAVDESVILVENPVEVITLDDTQPPVPEPAPPSPTLADLQEKQNRLVEELANSSTATEDCSFMNDILLAERLATEANTSMDTLSVPMEPPCASSMLPPPVPPSKPPSPPNGSTPTSGPSERPPEPETFDLGEIAMNKVPYIDEPANVGLKRMSLGTPILSAFTPYSTLPSGEAFSKGVSDVIHFENLPNSTGKYKQMKSLLSDVRVKMHHHLRETEDGS, from the exons ATGAACGAAAATTCAAATAGCCTGCATTCTAGTTCAAAAGGGCGAGGAATTGAAAACGACAGCGACATCGAGTTTGTCGAAACAAACGTTTCAGTAGTTTGTATTGATGACGATAATGTAGACCTGACGAACTCCGAAACAAGCGGTAACGCACCGCTCGTAAAGATTCACTTCAAAACGCACGAAGTGTATCAGAAGCTACAAAAAGCAATATCAACTGCATTACAAGCAGTCTTTCAAGAACACCTACCGAACCAACCGGTTACGATAAAGCCGGGTAAAGATGGCTGCTCGATGGAGATTAATGAAACGATTGCACCGGCGGACACGGACGCTGTCGACTCGCTGTTCGTCATTGACTCCACACCCATGAAGAATAAAAAGAACGATGGTCCGATACCGAGTTACAAAAAATCGCTAAACAAAGTATACGATGGGCAGACACCGCCAACAGCTTCCAGCTCCCTATCGAAGCGGCCAAAAGCGAAGCAAACCTGCTGGAACTGTGAGGGTGAGCATGCACTGAAAGACTGCAAGGAGCCACGAAATTATACGCGGATCCGCCAGAAGAAGGAAGAGTTTCAGAAAAAGACCGATCGCTACCACGTAGACCAGGAACAGCGGTACGGGCATTTTGTGCCCGGCACATTAAGCTTGGAGCTGCGTAACGCTCTTGGTCTAGGGCCCCGCGATCTTCCACTGCACGTGTACAAGATGCGCGTGTATGGTTATCCGCCGGGATGGCATGAGGATGCAAAAATTACACATTCCGGTTTGCAGCTGTTCGGCTCGAACGGTGACGCCGTGCAGGACTCGGATGACAGCGATGGCGAGGTGGACAATGCGCGTATGAAGTACGATGTGCGCAAAATAATTGCCTATCCCGGGTTTAATGAGCCACCCCCTACGGAGATGTTTGACGATTCCAAGTTCTTCAATATGCCACCTTACACCGAAGAATTAGGACGCGACAACATGATTCGTCGTCTAGAGGGCACGTTGGTCGGAGGCTACCGtagaaagaaaatgaagctATCGGTCGAACCGGGCGCGGAAAGTGTTAATGATTGTACCGCAAACACGGAAATCATCGACATGGATGCGATGGAAGGTAGTCCTGAAATTCCGCCGGAAGTTCCGAAACAGGAAGAGCTAGAGGATGGGGAACTATCGTCTGACAATGAATCAAATCAGCGAACGGCTGCCGTGGACGAAAGTGTCATTTTGGTGGAGAATCCTGTGGAGGTGATCACATTGGAT GATACACAACCACCCGTTCCGGAACCCGCCCCTCCATCGCCCACTTTGGCCGATTTGCAGGAAAAACAGAATCGACTTGTGGAAGAGTTGGCTAACAGTTCCACTGCAACCGAAGACTGTTCCTTTATGAATGACATACTGCTGGCGGAGAGACTCGCGACTGAAGCAAATACCTCGATGGACACGTTATCCGTCCCGATGGAGCCACCGTGTGCATCATCTATGCTTCCACCACCGGTACCTCCATCGAAGCCACCGTCTCCACCGAACGGTAGCACACCCACATCTGGGCCATCGGAACGACCGCCCGAACCGGAAACGTTTGATCTCGGCGAGATAGCGATGAACAAAGTACCGTACATTGACGAACCAGCGAACGTAGGCTTGAAGCGAATGTCACTTGGTACTCCGATTCTGAGTGCGTTCACACCGTACAGTACGTTACCGAGCGGAGAAGCGTTTTCGAAAGGTGTTAGCGATGTGATACATTTCGAGAATTTACCCAACTCGACGGGCAAATACAAGCAGATGAAATCCCTCCTGTCGGATGTTCGGGTTAAGATGCACCACCATTTGCGTGAGACGGAGGATGGAAGTTAG